Sequence from the Temnothorax longispinosus isolate EJ_2023e chromosome 6, Tlon_JGU_v1, whole genome shotgun sequence genome:
CTCGCCAATTCCTCCTGCGACAACTGCGACAGATCTTGCAGGGATTCTCTCTTGCTTCCCTGGGTCAACATGAAGTTATAGTTGTTAACATCCTCCTCTTCCATGGACGTTTTCTGACTACTACTGGTGTAGGATGGCCTCCTCGACGTGTCCAGACTTGTCTCTTCCTCGCTCAGACTGTCTTCTCTCGATGGTGGACCCTGTTCGCGATATTCCCTACGTCGCATGTAAATATCCTCCTCGGGCTCACTCGGTTCCTGAGAGGATCCAAGAAGCGCAATCCGTGGGCCAACGCTAACGGTCCACGAGTCCATGTTATCTTCAGGCGTGATATCGTCCCTTAGCAAGGCTATTCTACCCTCCGCTGAGGATCTGCGTGTCAAGGATTCCACGCTGGCCTCGCTCTCCCCCTCAACCAACGATTCGCGCTGCTGAGCAATCAGTTTTTCCATAAACTGTTTTCTTCGTATTCTCAACTCACGTTCCCACTCCTCCTCATCGCTCGTCTTTGCTTCGGAACTCGAAGCGCGTACCAGCTTCGCTCTTCCTTGGGTCGACGGCTCATCCTCGCTCTCGGAAGAGAACGTTCTTCTCGTGATATCCGCCGACTTCACGAGGAGCGGTTTCGATTCGTGCTGTTCTCTGGCGGATGAACCTTCCTTTCCGACGAATTCCCAAGAACGATCGTCCGCTTCCCTGGCCGACGTTCTTCCTCTGGATTCGGATCTCTTGTACTGCCTCGAATCGCCCTCGATCTTTTTTCTGCGTTGCCATTCTTCGTCACTTTCTCTATCCCTTGACGACGGTCTCTTATCTTTGGTCCTGGATAACGAACGCCTGTTCCGCTGAGCAACAGCCTCGTCATGTTCCCGTTGACTTCTGAGAAATTCGACAGTTTCTTCTTCAGAGTCATCCGTGGCGTATCTCTGACTGTTTATACCTATCTTACGATCCGTGTAACTCTCCGTGTCTCTGGATGGTTTTCTAGTCACTAGCTTGGCTCGATCTTTGCTCGATACCTCTTCGGAATCATGATCGATGAATGACATTCGCCTTCCGTTCACCTTCTTCAGTGTCGGTACGTCTACTATTTCCTCTTCCGTGTCGTGCCTCTCGAGAATGGTAGCACCGTGAGCTATATCCTTCTGCCAGTCCCACCCGGTGGACGCGATTTCGTCATCCTCGAAACTATTTGCATGTTTGACCGCCACTTTCGCGGTTTCCATCACGGTTTCGGCATTTTTATCCTCGCTCGCGCGTGTCTTTTTTTCCTCGGAAACTTCGATCGCCGAAACGTCCGTGCTTTCCATTATGACATTCTTCACCTCCTGCATCGGAAGATCAAAAAGTAACGTCAAAACGACTGACGCGGCTATCACTATCGCTACTTCCAGAGGATCAATCTGCAAACGTAAGAATAATGTACCTCATATATGCATTAATTCTCTCGCACATAAAGTAGCATTAAATGCGGTCTGAAATTcgcttttgaattatttttctagtGTCGTTTATACTTCtgagagatattttatacagaaaCTGATAGTGTATTACTGTATTATTAAAGACAATAATCAGACAGATAGATTTAGCGCTAAACGTGCGGTGAGAATATAAGCTTATAATAAATCTACAATTTCAAGAGACTGCGCGGTTTCGTAAATTATTCTCGCTTCGTCCGCACGACTTACTGCTCTATGAGGCTGAAACTCCGTAGAGAATCTCGTGGTCCCAACATTGTAGAAAAATACTGCGAATTGCGTTAGGTACACGGCGTACGATATTCTGCTGAGGATCACTAGCCAGTAGCTGGAGAGGAATCTGTTAACGCCGCCTACAAAGCGAGTGATTATTGCGTCAGTGCTCCTGTCTATTTACACGCCTATCGAGTTGTTGTTACCGCAGCGTTACAACGGACCTCCGTGCCCCGTGAAGCAGGCAAATATTGACCAGCATAGAGTCGCGGCCCACAGCACCGGTCCGATTACTGCATAGTGAGTAGCCTCTTCAGCGTCGTACACGTAGTCCCGCCTGGCCTGGCGCCAGGGTGAAAATAACGACCATGAGCCCATGGCCGTCGCAATCAACCAACCCAAGATCACTAACACCTGAAATTAGAACACTGCCACGATCACGCGCGATTATGATTATGCCGGGAGGGAGTACCCTGTGAATCCTGACGTTATTCCCAACGTAATGCAACAGCACGCCGAGGCCGACGCCGAAGACGTACGGCGTCGCTCTGTGCAGCGGCAGCGCGTAAGTTAAATTGGCAGTCTTGTAAAGGCGCTTTAATCTGCAATCAATGATATACCGTCAAAGTCTGCATTACTCGGGCACGCGCGTAAGATGTCTGAAATATTGTGTAATACTCACGATATCCCGTGATAGATGACGAGAGACAGATAATTGTTCATTGTCGCTATGTAACGAAGAGTGGCAGATAGCAGGATGAGGAAGGCCATCAGAAGGATACCAACGAGGAGTTTGTATTGCAGGAAGAAGACTAGGATAGGCGCCAAGAGCGACAGTTGCATGTCCAAGGCCAATTGGTACGTATGCGTGGCACACTGTAAAAGATCCATTGTTCGATAGATACGatccataaatatttttcgatttgTCGCTCGCTATCTACTCACCATTTCCTcgaatggaaaaaaattctgCACGTACAACAGGTTCGTCCACGCGTTGTTCTTACAGAGTTCCGCGTTCGCCGCGACGACGCTGTTCCATTGCGGACCCGAGCCGATGTGTTCCATCACGAACGCATACCAGAAGACCACCGCGAGCAACGCCGGTGAAAGTCTGAAGAGCATGCCAATGACAGAACAATCAATGCAACCTTTCTTTCTTGAGTTTGAGTCGAACAACTGCGAGGactctctcatttttattgaatctaAAATACCTGATAAATCTGGCAACGAAACGACAAAACCAGCGAATTTCACCGCGAGTCTTCAGCTCCTTCGCCATGTTGTAAGCGGTGAGAACACCGCTTAGCAGCAAAAACGCGTCCGTGTAAACTAACGATACTCGCAGAACAGAGCTGGCCGGATTATTGGCGATCTATACGAGCAACGTTTAATCAATGAAACGATATGTCGAGGCGTTCTAACACAAAGGCGAACTTCGTCCAACGATCTTACCTCGGTAAGAAAAGTGCGGTTGCTAAACGGTATTCGGGAAATTGTTATAAGCTGGTGGGCAACGTAAAGAACGATCGTAGCCAGTGCTCTTATTCCGTAGATACACGTAATATCCGCAGCGTCCGTCGCTTCCTTCAATAAGGCTTTAATCGTCCTTCGTAAGGAAAATGACATGATTATCCTCTCAGAATAATTTCCTACGAAGGAAATGCATGCATTATGCCATAATCGCCGCTGTATTGAAATATTCCGGCAAACCTAATTTCGTAAGAGATTAAATCTTATCGAGAGACCCGCGTACCTTTCCCTCGCGTCTCCACGAAGTAATCCCTCACAGTCGCTACAATAACGAGACAAACAATCATAGCGTAAAAATAcctacaaaataaattaataacatggATTTATCAATTGCGTTTCTTCGTGGTGTAATAAAGAGATACGTACAAAACGCCGATCGTCTCTTTCGAATAGGTCTGAGACTTTTGCTTGACGTAACACATGTTAGGATCGACGTCCACCGTAAATTTAATTCCAACAGTTCCATTGTAATCCTTTAAGGTACTTCCTAACGCACGTTTAGCGTCCTCAGCAGAACACGCCGCGGGTAAACACAGCGCCCAATTCAATGTAGTGAATTTTGGAATGAAATGACCTGGCTGAAACATTCAATTGAAACAACGAATTGCTGAGaagtttctaattaaaaaaaacgagttatttaaattttaaaaaatcaagattattttaagacttattataaaaatattattaaaaaagtaccaagaaaaacaatttaaaaaaacagatttttaatttaaaaaaatatgaatcttTAAATAGATTTCCATTATCAATATCTTCTTTAACTTTCGTTTACATTTCGCTCGAGATACAGACGGTATAcaaatttcacaatttattttcgtttaacTTTAACAAAACTTCTCTTACGTCGTGCATATTTCCTCGTATAAAAGTGCGGGCTTGCATTAGATTGACCGGCAGTCTCATGTCTGAATGGGAAGCTTGCAGATCCACAGTAGCCAGACAATATTTCCCTTGAATTCTTATCGTCTTGTCGTCTATTTTAACATGCGCCAGCACACCCAAACATTGATCGTAATCCCCGAACTGATTCACGTTTCCTCGTAACAAGCTCGACGGAATCTTTGCGCTCGAATCTAACACTAGAAACAAGACAGATCTTTGGTTCGATGAAATTGATGCAATTTTTCGAAAGCATAAACTTTCCGGTCATTGTCTATATATAGATGCGAGCCGAAAGCTTCGATTAGAGAGCTTTGTTAATTCAACAATGCTCACGTATCCTTATTCAGTAACATAATTATCAGTCTGAACATTGAACAACTTTTAGTTGAAGTAATTACAATAACTTTGGCTTCTGAATGAAAATAGAATGAACAGTTATTTCGGTCAAACGACTCACTTTGCAGCGCCCACAACTTGTAACCTCTCAATTGTCGCAGGAATATCTTGCCATGTTGCTGACATTCCGGATTTTCAACGTTCGTAAAATTTGGCACGAAAGTCGGCACACGCAGAATTGCATCATTCACT
This genomic interval carries:
- the LOC139814318 gene encoding uncharacterized protein, giving the protein MAIALLGKCVALLGLVILYATCYGFRIRDVVPQTHHQAVCVPAHGRACPTDRTVTTGGLSARKWHEDTVPRTIAGGRKPPAESTSNVGTERARIEKITQHPRDRDTTGTMPRSSRLESDEEDDDKEEEETVVEVESMEEDEESVGDSERDQADGKTDEDEEEKEASEAELSDEDAEDKKKRVKKKFPTDDDNDDEDKDEEKDEDKDEDKGEDEDNGDDDKKVFKRDSKKQVKEIKTTKIIKSMKYSKTDDNDKKEEDNKKEKEKKATKIDQQKVIELLKKPLSVLHKKQEKDDKDEDEDEGKESDIKETTPAPRKLEKVRLADKDKTRIAKILPSKPDVEKSKQEDKKSADVAKPAVESVKKTIESTKKIESIDSMKESVDGTKKSVESAKKLTEGTKKVESVKATPKPKPKPETATKTDEKSKTQVKPETLTPAPKIKEQAKQPERADVKKVTAKPTSRPSKEVSQAEKQETKQEPKSKKHVDASITLSEVNDAILRVPTFVPNFTNVENPECQQHGKIFLRQLRGYKLWALQMLDSSAKIPSSLLRGNVNQFGDYDQCLGVLAHVKIDDKTIRIQGKYCLATVDLQASHSDMRLPVNLMQARTFIRGNMHDPGHFIPKFTTLNWALCLPAACSAEDAKRALGSTLKDYNGTVGIKFTVDVDPNMCYVKQKSQTYSKETIGVLYFYAMIVCLVIVATVRDYFVETRGKGNYSERIIMSFSLRRTIKALLKEATDAADITCIYGIRALATIVLYVAHQLITISRIPFSNRTFLTEIANNPASSVLRVSLVYTDAFLLLSGVLTAYNMAKELKTRGEIRWFCRFVARFIRLSPALLAVVFWYAFVMEHIGSGPQWNSVVAANAELCKNNAWTNLLYVQNFFPFEEMCATHTYQLALDMQLSLLAPILVFFLQYKLLVGILLMAFLILLSATLRYIATMNNYLSLVIYHGISLKRLYKTANLTYALPLHRATPYVFGVGLGVLLHYVGNNVRIHRVLVILGWLIATAMGSWSLFSPWRQARRDYVYDAEEATHYAVIGPVLWAATLCWSIFACFTGHGGGVNRFLSSYWLVILSRISYAVYLTQFAVFFYNVGTTRFSTEFQPHRAIDPLEVAIVIAASVVLTLLFDLPMQEVKNVIMESTDVSAIEVSEEKKTRASEDKNAETVMETAKVAVKHANSFEDDEIASTGWDWQKDIAHGATILERHDTEEEIVDVPTLKKVNGRRMSFIDHDSEEVSSKDRAKLVTRKPSRDTESYTDRKIGINSQRYATDDSEEETVEFLRSQREHDEAVAQRNRRSLSRTKDKRPSSRDRESDEEWQRRKKIEGDSRQYKRSESRGRTSAREADDRSWEFVGKEGSSAREQHESKPLLVKSADITRRTFSSESEDEPSTQGRAKLVRASSSEAKTSDEEEWERELRIRRKQFMEKLIAQQRESLVEGESEASVESLTRRSSAEGRIALLRDDITPEDNMDSWTVSVGPRIALLGSSQEPSEPEEDIYMRRREYREQGPPSREDSLSEEETSLDTSRRPSYTSSSQKTSMEEEDVNNYNFMLTQGSKRESLQDLSQLSQEELASAGWNVVKKEGDISIKPTSTGLFKRESIVKSQASEEDPEYLLPERPKLVQQEREHPFKKAWQMQKSKSEEEGFSVYTIKDSKEQQSETKTKEPPIKREHSGEQSEDIELFANDESVEATVVLRGRSTDTEDTRTGSTRSGTDETDSVNSTECSRAMRDRNHRQSSTKSETDEDSAKFNWPGEEEEEAAEDEIYEAGQRRKSEETDWDWEREET